Proteins found in one Seonamhaeicola sp. S2-3 genomic segment:
- a CDS encoding sigma-70 family RNA polymerase sigma factor, producing the protein MPKHQINPNKWIDLYSDYLYNYTITRVSDKEVAQDLVQDTFLAGLKSMKNFKGEASERTWLISILKRKIIDHYRKINSNKGKAEVRINYKDDETEGDWLEERVADPYDKTAEDTMQNSELGEAIYKCLDKLPKKQAEIFKMKTIQGFETEVICKELNITASNLWVIIHRARTAMATCLKENWF; encoded by the coding sequence ATGCCCAAACATCAAATTAATCCAAATAAATGGATCGATTTATATTCTGATTACCTGTACAACTACACTATTACAAGAGTAAGTGATAAAGAGGTGGCTCAAGACTTGGTTCAAGACACTTTTTTAGCAGGCTTAAAATCAATGAAAAACTTTAAAGGTGAAGCTAGTGAACGTACATGGCTAATTTCTATCTTAAAAAGAAAAATTATTGATCACTATAGAAAAATTAATTCTAATAAAGGAAAAGCTGAAGTTAGAATTAATTATAAAGACGACGAAACTGAAGGTGATTGGTTAGAAGAACGTGTTGCAGACCCCTACGACAAAACTGCAGAAGACACGATGCAGAATAGTGAACTTGGAGAAGCCATTTATAAGTGCTTAGATAAACTTCCTAAAAAGCAAGCCGAAATTTTTAAAATGAAAACAATACAAGGCTTTGAAACCGAAGTTATTTGTAAAGAACTTAATATTACAGCGTCTAACCTTTGGGTAATTATTCATAGAGCGCGTACGGCTATGGCAACTTGCCTAAAAGAAAATTGGTTTTAA
- a CDS encoding M3 family metallopeptidase, producing the protein MSSKILLNNFETPYNTAPFSKIKDEYFLPAFKEAINKAKAEIDSITNNPEAPTFKNTIEALEFSGEQLDRISNIFFNLNSAETNETIQKIAQEVSPLLAEFSNDITLNEELFKRVKAVYNSKSKLNLTTEQKTLLDKKYKSFSRNGANLPEDKKEKLREIDKKLSKLKLTFGENLLAETNKFEMLITNEDDLSGLPEGAKEAAKQLAESKQKEGWLFTLDYPSYIPFVTYADNRELRKKITLAAGSKGFKNDDLDNQDIVLNIVKLRHERANLLGYKTHAHFVLEERMAETPEKVESFLNELLEKAKPAAEKEFKNLSQFTKELDGIDELQKWDGAYYSEKLKQKLFSLDDELLKPYFKLENVIEGAFTVANKLFDLNFEEINTIDKYHKDVMTYKVTNTNGDFIAIFYADFFPRPGKRNGAWMTSFKPQYIKNGENSRPHVSIVCNFTKPTKSKPSLLTFNEVTTLFHEFGHALHGMLANTTYPSLSGTSVYWDFVELPSQVMENWCYEKEALELFAKHYETGELIPMDLVEKIKDSATFNEGMQTLRQLSFGLLDMSWHANQNPEQITSVKAHENKAFSSTKLYPDVENNCMSTAFAHIFQGGYSSGYYSYKWAEVLDADAFEYFKEAGIFNKEVANKFKNNVLSQGGTENPMTLYKRFRGQEPKPEALLKRAGLLK; encoded by the coding sequence ATGTCATCTAAGATATTACTAAACAATTTTGAAACTCCATATAATACGGCTCCCTTTTCAAAAATTAAAGACGAATATTTTTTACCTGCTTTTAAAGAAGCTATAAACAAAGCTAAAGCCGAAATAGACAGTATAACAAACAACCCAGAAGCTCCAACATTTAAAAACACTATTGAGGCTTTAGAGTTTTCTGGTGAACAATTGGATAGAATATCTAATATATTTTTTAATTTAAATTCTGCCGAAACCAATGAAACTATTCAAAAAATAGCTCAAGAAGTTTCGCCTTTATTGGCAGAATTCAGTAATGACATTACTTTAAATGAAGAATTATTTAAACGTGTTAAGGCTGTTTATAACTCTAAAAGCAAATTAAACTTAACTACCGAACAAAAAACTCTTTTAGATAAAAAATATAAAAGTTTTTCTAGAAATGGCGCTAATCTTCCTGAAGATAAAAAAGAAAAACTAAGAGAAATAGACAAAAAATTAAGCAAATTAAAACTAACCTTTGGTGAAAATTTACTTGCCGAAACTAACAAGTTTGAAATGCTTATTACCAATGAAGATGATTTATCGGGTTTACCTGAAGGCGCTAAAGAAGCAGCTAAACAACTAGCTGAGTCTAAACAAAAAGAAGGTTGGTTATTCACCTTAGATTACCCAAGCTACATTCCCTTTGTAACTTATGCAGACAACAGAGAATTACGAAAAAAAATAACACTTGCTGCAGGAAGCAAAGGTTTTAAAAATGATGATTTAGACAATCAAGACATTGTTTTAAACATAGTAAAGTTACGTCATGAACGCGCCAATCTTTTAGGGTATAAAACCCATGCTCATTTTGTATTAGAAGAACGCATGGCAGAAACACCTGAGAAAGTTGAAAGCTTTTTAAACGAATTATTAGAAAAAGCAAAACCTGCAGCCGAAAAGGAATTTAAAAACTTGAGCCAATTTACTAAAGAACTTGATGGTATAGATGAACTTCAAAAATGGGATGGCGCTTACTATTCTGAAAAACTAAAACAAAAACTTTTTAGTTTAGATGATGAGTTACTAAAACCATATTTTAAACTAGAAAATGTAATTGAAGGTGCTTTTACTGTTGCTAATAAATTATTCGATTTAAATTTTGAAGAAATTAACACCATCGATAAATATCATAAAGACGTTATGACTTATAAAGTTACCAATACTAACGGTGACTTTATAGCCATTTTTTATGCCGATTTCTTCCCCAGACCTGGAAAAAGAAACGGTGCGTGGATGACATCTTTTAAGCCTCAATATATAAAGAATGGTGAAAACTCAAGACCTCACGTATCTATTGTATGCAACTTTACCAAACCAACAAAAAGTAAACCTTCACTTTTAACTTTTAACGAGGTTACCACCCTTTTTCATGAGTTCGGTCATGCGTTACACGGTATGCTTGCAAACACTACTTACCCTAGTTTATCTGGCACTAGCGTATATTGGGATTTTGTAGAATTACCTAGTCAGGTTATGGAAAACTGGTGCTACGAAAAAGAAGCATTAGAATTATTTGCTAAGCATTACGAAACGGGTGAATTAATTCCAATGGACTTAGTAGAAAAAATCAAAGACTCAGCTACATTTAATGAAGGCATGCAAACACTACGTCAATTAAGTTTTGGTTTGTTAGATATGAGTTGGCATGCTAACCAAAACCCAGAGCAAATTACCTCTGTTAAAGCACATGAAAATAAGGCTTTCAGTAGCACTAAATTATATCCTGATGTTGAAAACAATTGTATGAGTACCGCTTTTGCACATATTTTTCAAGGTGGTTATTCTTCGGGTTACTACAGTTACAAATGGGCAGAAGTTTTAGATGCCGATGCTTTTGAGTATTTTAAAGAAGCTGGTATTTTTAACAAGGAAGTAGCCAATAAATTTAAAAACAATGTGTTATCTCAAGGAGGTACAGAAAATCCTATGACGCTTTACAAACGTTTTAGAGGACAAGAACCAAAACCAGAAGCCTTATTAAAACGCGCTGGTTTATTAAAGTAA
- a CDS encoding 5-(carboxyamino)imidazole ribonucleotide synthase, which translates to MDYFSSNFKLGILGGGQLGKMLLYNTRKFDVNTSVMDASNEAPCKIACNEFTLGDLMDYDAVYNFGKKVDVLTIEIENVNVDALEDLEKEGIKVYPTSKTLKTIQNKAKQKLFYVDNDIPTAPFSRFAYTSEIKEAINHGGLSLPFVWKSAQFGYDGQGVKIVRTIEDLEGLPNVECIAENLVPFKNELAVIVARNVSGETKSYPVVEMEFHPEANQVEYVICPARIDENVTKKAKDVALKVSKAFNHVGLLAVEMFQTKNDDILVNEVAPRPHNSGHQTIEASYTSQFEQHLRAILDLPLGRTDSKVGGVMVNLVGAEGYTGNVIYKNIETIMAMDGVTPHIYGKQQTRPFRKMGHVTIVNENLNEARRIAEEVKKSIKVISK; encoded by the coding sequence ATGGACTACTTTTCTTCTAACTTTAAACTTGGCATCCTTGGTGGCGGGCAATTAGGCAAAATGTTGCTTTATAACACCAGAAAATTTGATGTAAACACTTCTGTAATGGATGCTAGTAATGAAGCTCCATGTAAAATTGCTTGTAATGAATTTACGCTTGGTGATTTAATGGATTATGATGCTGTTTACAATTTTGGAAAAAAAGTAGATGTTTTAACTATTGAAATTGAAAATGTAAATGTTGATGCGCTTGAAGATTTAGAAAAAGAAGGTATTAAAGTTTATCCTACTTCTAAAACCTTAAAAACCATTCAAAACAAAGCAAAACAAAAGCTATTTTATGTAGATAATGATATTCCAACTGCTCCTTTTTCTCGTTTTGCCTACACTTCAGAAATTAAAGAAGCTATAAATCATGGTGGTTTAAGTTTACCTTTTGTATGGAAAAGTGCGCAATTTGGTTATGATGGACAAGGCGTTAAAATTGTTAGAACCATTGAAGATTTAGAAGGCTTGCCAAATGTTGAATGCATTGCAGAAAACCTAGTACCTTTTAAAAATGAATTGGCGGTTATTGTTGCTAGAAATGTTTCTGGTGAAACTAAAAGTTATCCAGTTGTTGAAATGGAATTTCACCCAGAAGCCAACCAAGTTGAATATGTAATTTGTCCCGCTAGAATTGATGAAAATGTAACAAAAAAAGCTAAAGATGTAGCCTTAAAAGTATCTAAAGCCTTTAACCATGTGGGGCTATTGGCAGTTGAAATGTTTCAAACTAAAAATGATGATATTTTGGTAAATGAAGTTGCCCCAAGACCGCACAACTCTGGGCACCAAACTATTGAAGCTAGTTACACGTCTCAATTTGAACAACATTTACGAGCAATTCTAGATTTACCCTTAGGCAGAACCGATAGTAAAGTTGGTGGCGTTATGGTTAATTTAGTTGGAGCCGAAGGTTACACAGGTAATGTAATTTACAAAAACATTGAAACCATTATGGCAATGGATGGTGTAACTCCTCATATTTATGGTAAACAACAAACCAGACCATTTAGAAAAATGGGACACGTAACCATTGTAAATGAAAATTTAAATGAAGCAAGGCGTATTGCCGAAGAAGTAAAAAAATCTATTAAAGTTATAAGTAAATAA
- the purE gene encoding 5-(carboxyamino)imidazole ribonucleotide mutase, which translates to MSKVGVIMGSKSDLPVMQDAIDILKGFDIEVEVDIVSAHRTPEKLFDYGKNAHIKGFAVIIAGAGGAAHLPGMIASLSPLPVIGVPVKSSNSIDGWDSVLSILQMPGGVPVATVALNGAKNAGILAAQIIGASDKCVLDKIIAYKEGLKIKVNESAKDLQ; encoded by the coding sequence ATGAGCAAAGTAGGTGTAATTATGGGAAGTAAAAGTGATCTTCCTGTTATGCAAGATGCAATAGACATCTTAAAAGGATTTGATATAGAAGTTGAAGTAGATATTGTTTCTGCTCATCGCACACCAGAAAAACTTTTTGATTATGGTAAGAACGCACACATCAAAGGATTTGCTGTAATTATTGCTGGTGCAGGTGGTGCAGCACATTTACCAGGTATGATAGCTTCATTATCGCCGCTTCCTGTTATTGGGGTACCTGTAAAAAGTAGCAATTCTATTGATGGTTGGGATTCCGTACTATCTATTTTACAAATGCCAGGTGGTGTTCCTGTGGCTACTGTTGCTTTAAATGGCGCAAAAAACGCTGGTATTCTAGCAGCTCAAATTATTGGAGCTTCAGATAAGTGTGTGTTAGACAAAATTATAGCCTATAAAGAAGGGCTTAAAATAAAAGTAAACGAATCTGCTAAAGATTTACAATAA
- a CDS encoding M64 family metallopeptidase has protein sequence MKKVVIYLILILTNIINAQVFDVEAIKITGDEDKRINLVILSEGYQESELNNFISDAQTFTATMFAEPPFSNYSNYFNVYAIKVPSNESGADRPSTNTYVDTYFNATYEAFGKPYLLYYEIDGYSTNNTEAKILNVLANNTPNYDVGLILVNSPDYGGSGGSFPMAYNGDWGNNVIMHEIGHSLFNLKDEYYPGDELAAEAINMTQESNPTLVKWKNWINTNNVGVYQYTCDTGNCADWYKPHQNCIMEKIDKAFCSVCKEGIIAKIHELIPPIDSYTPSSKTIETSDFPINFNLNLVKPIPNTLESIWTLNSNVFANNLDEISLNETNLINGENSLTATITDNTSLIRIDNYETINVYTVTWTINYSTLGIEDITSKENSFQIKMFPNPTNTFLNFKIESENQSNFKVDLFSIDGKKVKTATLNALSKINIGKLNSGIYLANIYADNVLIASKKVVKL, from the coding sequence ATGAAAAAGGTCGTCATTTATCTCATTTTAATTCTAACAAACATTATAAACGCCCAAGTTTTTGATGTAGAAGCCATAAAAATTACTGGTGATGAAGACAAACGCATAAACCTTGTTATTTTAAGTGAAGGCTACCAAGAAAGTGAGTTAAACAATTTTATTTCTGATGCGCAAACTTTTACCGCAACCATGTTTGCAGAGCCTCCTTTTTCAAATTATTCCAATTATTTTAATGTTTATGCTATAAAAGTACCATCTAATGAAAGTGGTGCCGATAGACCATCAACCAACACCTATGTAGACACATATTTTAATGCTACTTACGAAGCCTTCGGAAAACCTTATTTACTTTATTACGAAATTGATGGTTATAGCACCAATAACACCGAAGCCAAAATACTTAATGTTTTAGCCAATAATACACCAAATTACGATGTAGGACTTATTTTGGTTAATTCTCCCGATTACGGTGGTAGCGGTGGCAGTTTCCCTATGGCTTACAATGGCGATTGGGGAAACAATGTAATTATGCATGAGATTGGACACTCGCTTTTCAATTTAAAAGATGAATATTATCCTGGAGATGAATTGGCCGCCGAAGCCATAAACATGACCCAAGAATCCAATCCAACCTTAGTAAAATGGAAAAACTGGATAAACACAAACAATGTTGGCGTTTATCAATATACTTGCGATACCGGAAATTGTGCAGATTGGTATAAACCACACCAAAATTGCATTATGGAGAAAATAGATAAAGCATTTTGCTCGGTTTGTAAAGAAGGCATCATTGCAAAAATTCATGAATTAATACCTCCAATTGATAGTTATACTCCTAGCTCTAAAACTATTGAAACCTCTGATTTTCCTATAAATTTCAATCTTAATTTAGTTAAACCCATCCCTAATACTTTAGAAAGTATTTGGACATTAAACAGTAATGTTTTTGCTAATAATTTAGATGAAATTTCTTTAAATGAAACCAATTTAATTAATGGTGAAAACTCACTTACAGCAACAATTACAGACAACACAAGCCTTATTAGAATTGACAATTATGAAACCATAAATGTATATACAGTAACCTGGACTATTAATTACTCTACTTTAGGAATTGAAGATATTACTAGTAAAGAAAATAGTTTTCAAATAAAAATGTTCCCTAACCCAACCAATACTTTTTTAAACTTTAAAATTGAAAGCGAAAATCAATCAAACTTTAAAGTAGATTTGTTTAGTATTGACGGCAAAAAAGTAAAAACCGCTACATTAAACGCACTTTCAAAAATTAATATCGGTAAGCTAAATTCTGGAATTTATCTTGCCAATATTTATGCAGATAATGTTTTAATTGCCTCCAAAAAAGTGGTCAAACTCTAA
- a CDS encoding adenylate kinase: protein MIKLHDKYFKPFISAAEIDKAIDKLVTEIANDVGDEIPVFVGILNGSFMLTSDFVKKYPKPCEVQFIKLASYEGLKSSDDIQRLIGLTQDLTDRTVIILEDIIDTGKTLAEVHRIFEHENVKALKIATLFYKPEAYKKDFKLHYIGIEIPDKFIVGYGLDYDNLGRDLPEVYQIKETQHMTNLVLFGPPGAGKGTQAEFLKEKYNLVHISTGDVFRFNIKNETALGMLAKSYIDKGELVPDQVTIDMLNAEVEKNTDANGFIFDGFPRTNAQAKALDELMDTKDSEISAMVALEVDDEVLVKRLLKRGETSGRADDADESIIRNRIKEYYNKTAILKDYYSAQNKYFGVDGVGSIEDITVRLSSVIDKL, encoded by the coding sequence GTGATAAAATTACATGATAAATATTTTAAACCTTTTATTTCTGCAGCAGAAATAGATAAAGCCATTGATAAATTAGTAACTGAAATTGCTAACGATGTTGGTGATGAAATACCCGTATTTGTGGGTATTTTAAATGGGTCTTTTATGTTAACAAGTGATTTTGTTAAAAAATATCCCAAACCTTGCGAAGTACAATTTATTAAGTTAGCATCTTATGAAGGTTTAAAATCTTCAGATGATATTCAACGGTTAATTGGGCTTACGCAAGATTTAACAGATAGAACCGTAATTATTCTAGAAGATATTATTGATACTGGTAAAACATTGGCAGAGGTTCATCGTATTTTTGAACATGAAAATGTAAAAGCGCTTAAAATAGCAACCCTTTTTTACAAACCAGAAGCTTATAAAAAAGATTTTAAACTACATTATATTGGTATTGAAATTCCAGATAAATTTATAGTTGGTTACGGACTAGACTATGATAATTTAGGAAGAGATTTACCAGAAGTATATCAAATTAAAGAAACACAACACATGACAAATTTAGTGCTATTTGGCCCTCCAGGAGCAGGAAAAGGAACACAGGCAGAATTTTTAAAAGAAAAATATAATTTAGTTCATATTTCAACAGGAGATGTTTTTAGATTTAATATTAAAAACGAAACTGCTTTAGGAATGTTGGCCAAATCTTATATAGACAAAGGAGAGTTGGTGCCAGATCAAGTTACTATTGATATGTTAAATGCAGAGGTTGAAAAAAACACCGATGCAAACGGATTTATTTTTGATGGATTCCCACGTACCAATGCACAAGCCAAAGCATTAGATGAATTAATGGATACAAAAGATTCTGAAATTAGTGCCATGGTAGCGCTTGAGGTAGATGATGAGGTTTTAGTTAAACGTCTTTTAAAAAGAGGTGAAACTAGTGGTAGAGCAGATGATGCAGACGAGTCTATTATTAGAAACCGAATAAAAGAATACTACAACAAAACAGCCATTTTAAAAGATTATTATTCTGCACAAAATAAATACTTTGGTGTTGATGGCGTAGGAAGTATAGAAGATATAACAGTGCGCTTAAGTAGTGTTATAGATAAATTATAA
- a CDS encoding S9 family peptidase, whose protein sequence is MKSTLYLFLFILFSTNLTAQNKRPQEPKEPFNYMVEEVSFVNNKANGIKLAGTLTIPKNNVQPPVAILISGSGPQDRDETLFGHKPFLVLANYLTNNGIAVLRYDDRGTAKSEGNFENATSFDFATDVEAAINYIKNRKEFEKSEIGLIGHSEGGLIAPIVTSRNDDVAFNILLAGTGVLGREVLESQAWEMAKKSGATQVVLEFNKSLTNKLYDVIIAENDFSKVEAKVKDSLIAFKEDLVNKESPFSVYVTDALINQVSGMGKSKWMCTFIKTNPQDYLKKVTCPVLALNGSKDLQVLPKLNLGGIESALKENPDVTITELEGLNHLFQTAETGLINEYKTIEETFSPTALAIIKNWILERF, encoded by the coding sequence ATGAAATCTACACTCTATTTATTTTTATTTATTCTATTTTCTACAAACTTAACGGCTCAAAATAAACGCCCTCAAGAACCTAAAGAACCGTTTAACTATATGGTAGAAGAAGTTTCTTTTGTTAATAATAAAGCTAATGGTATTAAACTTGCTGGTACTTTAACAATTCCTAAAAACAACGTACAACCACCCGTTGCTATTTTAATTAGTGGCTCTGGCCCTCAAGACAGAGACGAAACATTATTTGGTCATAAACCATTTTTAGTATTAGCCAATTATTTAACCAATAACGGTATTGCTGTTTTAAGATATGACGATAGAGGTACCGCAAAATCTGAAGGTAATTTTGAAAATGCTACATCTTTTGATTTTGCTACAGATGTTGAAGCTGCCATTAATTATATTAAAAATAGAAAGGAATTTGAAAAATCTGAAATAGGACTAATTGGTCATAGCGAAGGTGGTTTAATTGCCCCCATAGTTACCTCTAGAAATGATGATGTTGCTTTTAATATTCTTCTTGCTGGAACTGGAGTATTAGGACGCGAAGTTTTAGAATCGCAAGCCTGGGAAATGGCAAAAAAATCTGGTGCAACCCAAGTTGTACTTGAGTTCAATAAATCACTAACTAATAAGCTTTATGATGTTATAATTGCAGAAAATGATTTTAGTAAAGTTGAAGCCAAAGTAAAAGATTCTCTTATCGCTTTTAAAGAAGATTTGGTTAATAAGGAAAGTCCGTTTTCTGTATATGTTACAGATGCGTTAATAAATCAAGTTTCTGGAATGGGAAAAAGCAAATGGATGTGTACTTTTATAAAAACCAACCCTCAAGATTACTTAAAAAAAGTAACTTGTCCTGTTTTAGCTCTTAATGGTAGTAAGGATTTACAAGTTTTACCAAAATTGAATTTGGGAGGCATTGAATCTGCTTTAAAAGAAAACCCAGATGTTACAATTACAGAATTAGAAGGGTTAAATCATTTATTTCAAACAGCAGAAACAGGATTAATAAATGAATACAAAACCATAGAAGAAACATTTTCTCCCACCGCTTTAGCAATAATAAAAAATTGGATTTTAGAACGATTTTAA
- a CDS encoding DUF4136 domain-containing protein, with product MKSLKITLIVLLFVGCAPIKVNYDFDRTTDFSKYKTYQYYGDMETGLSELDTKRLLDAIDTKMASLGLTISENPDFLIDIRSVEFQGAPRQTVGVGLGGGGRNMGGGVSIGIPVGGTNVNRQITVDFVDEKGKGLFWQAVSESSFNVNASPENREERLKAIVEKVLAGYPPKS from the coding sequence ATGAAATCATTGAAAATAACACTAATTGTTTTACTTTTTGTAGGTTGCGCACCTATTAAAGTAAATTATGATTTTGATAGAACAACAGATTTTTCAAAATACAAAACTTACCAGTATTATGGCGATATGGAAACGGGTTTAAGTGAATTAGATACCAAACGATTATTAGATGCTATAGACACAAAAATGGCTAGTTTAGGATTGACGATTTCTGAGAATCCAGACTTTTTAATTGATATTAGAAGTGTTGAATTTCAAGGAGCTCCTAGACAAACTGTAGGTGTTGGTTTAGGTGGCGGAGGCCGTAATATGGGAGGCGGTGTGTCTATTGGTATTCCTGTAGGAGGTACTAATGTTAACCGGCAAATAACTGTTGATTTTGTTGATGAAAAAGGTAAAGGTTTATTTTGGCAAGCTGTTAGTGAGTCTAGTTTTAATGTAAACGCATCGCCAGAAAATAGGGAAGAACGTTTAAAGGCTATTGTAGAAAAGGTGTTAGCAGGGTATCCGCCTAAATCTTAG
- the obgE gene encoding GTPase ObgE: MTEGNFVDYVKIYVASGNGGKGSVHLHREKYITKGGPDGGDGGRGGHVILRGNSNLWTLFHLKFKKHIRAGHGGHGSKSRSTGADGEDVYIDVPLGTVVRDTETNEIILEITENGEEQIIAEGGKGGLGNWHFKSSTNQTPRYAQPGLPLEEKHITLELKVLADVGLVGFPNAGKSTLLSVITSAKPKIADYEFTTLKPNLGIVEYRDFQTFVMADIPGIIEGAAEGKGLGHYFLRHIERNSVLLFLIPADADDIKKQYDILLDELRRYNPEMLDKERLIAISKSDMLDDELKAELKKELDNELPIPYLFISSVAQQGIQQLKDALWKMLND; encoded by the coding sequence ATGACTGAAGGTAATTTTGTTGATTACGTAAAAATTTATGTAGCGTCTGGAAACGGAGGTAAGGGATCTGTGCATCTACACCGTGAAAAATATATAACCAAAGGCGGACCCGACGGGGGTGATGGAGGCCGCGGCGGACATGTGATTCTTAGAGGGAATTCTAACCTTTGGACATTATTTCATCTAAAATTTAAAAAACATATTAGAGCTGGTCATGGTGGGCATGGTAGTAAAAGCCGAAGCACAGGAGCCGATGGAGAAGATGTTTATATTGATGTGCCTTTAGGAACTGTGGTGCGTGACACAGAAACCAATGAAATTATTTTAGAGATTACCGAAAATGGCGAAGAGCAAATAATTGCAGAGGGTGGTAAAGGCGGTTTAGGTAACTGGCATTTTAAATCATCTACCAATCAAACACCTCGTTATGCACAACCCGGTTTACCTTTAGAAGAAAAACATATTACTTTAGAGTTAAAAGTACTGGCAGATGTTGGTTTAGTGGGGTTTCCAAATGCTGGAAAATCTACGTTACTTTCTGTAATTACGTCTGCAAAACCAAAAATAGCCGATTATGAGTTTACTACTCTAAAGCCTAACTTGGGTATTGTAGAATATAGGGATTTTCAAACTTTTGTAATGGCCGATATTCCAGGAATTATAGAAGGTGCTGCAGAAGGTAAGGGGCTTGGGCATTACTTTTTACGTCATATTGAGCGTAATTCGGTCTTGTTGTTTTTAATTCCAGCAGACGCTGATGACATTAAGAAACAATACGATATTTTATTAGATGAACTAAGACGTTACAACCCTGAAATGCTTGACAAAGAACGACTCATAGCTATCTCAAAAAGTGATATGTTGGATGACGAACTTAAAGCAGAATTAAAGAAAGAACTTGATAACGAGTTGCCAATACCTTATTTATTCATTTCTTCGGTTGCGCAACAAGGAATCCAACAGCTAAAGGATGCTTTATGGAAAATGTTAAATGATTAA